The Nostoc sp. 'Lobaria pulmonaria (5183) cyanobiont' genome window below encodes:
- a CDS encoding DHA2 family efflux MFS transporter permease subunit gives MAQFQAEPLALSGSQKNWVLLGVGLGVFMSTLDVGIINVALPTLVKAFNTSFPTTQWAVLSYQLVSSGLVLGATRLGDMWGKKSLYQGGLVLFTFSSLLCGFAPSIEWLIAFRALQGLGAVFISGLGLAIITEVFPSSERGRAVGVIGSVVSLGIAFGPSAGGLLLSWSGWHSIFFINVPLGIIASFLIVRVVPPSARIQGKQKFDFLGAILALLTLGSFGLGMTLGQSQGFSSTNALILLAIAAVSFITFLVVEAILKQPLLELKLFRNLQLSMGLLSGWLAFIVIGGSLLIVPFFLESVKHYPTVKVGLLLAVSPVLSGLIAPLAGILSDRFGARLISSIGLGLMIGGCLGISTFDAQITELGYVSRYFIYGIGLGLFQSPNNSTVMGSVPRERLGIASGLLSLSRTSGNTVGVSLIGAVFGALIASMSAGADVSVAPPDAIVAGFQGTFRFAALILCGAAVASVLRIGKRQGAEEQGKNN, from the coding sequence TTGGCACAATTCCAAGCAGAACCTCTGGCTTTATCAGGCTCTCAAAAAAATTGGGTCTTACTCGGTGTCGGACTTGGGGTATTCATGTCTACCCTGGATGTAGGCATCATTAATGTTGCTTTGCCCACATTGGTGAAAGCCTTTAACACCAGTTTTCCTACGACCCAATGGGCTGTATTGAGTTACCAGTTGGTCAGTTCCGGTTTAGTTTTGGGAGCAACGCGCTTGGGGGATATGTGGGGCAAGAAGTCCTTATACCAGGGGGGACTTGTTCTGTTCACTTTCAGTTCGCTGTTGTGTGGCTTTGCACCTAGTATCGAGTGGTTGATCGCCTTTCGGGCACTTCAAGGACTAGGTGCTGTGTTCATTTCTGGGCTTGGTTTAGCAATTATCACAGAAGTTTTTCCCTCTTCCGAGCGAGGTCGGGCTGTTGGCGTCATCGGTAGTGTAGTGTCACTGGGAATTGCTTTTGGCCCCTCTGCTGGCGGATTGCTTTTAAGCTGGTCAGGCTGGCATAGTATATTTTTTATCAATGTACCCTTGGGGATTATTGCTAGTTTCTTAATAGTTCGCGTGGTGCCACCTTCTGCACGCATTCAGGGCAAACAGAAATTTGACTTTTTGGGAGCCATATTGGCTTTATTGACTCTGGGTAGTTTTGGTTTAGGTATGACGCTAGGGCAAAGCCAGGGCTTTAGCAGTACTAATGCATTGATATTATTAGCGATCGCCGCCGTAAGTTTCATTACTTTTTTGGTAGTTGAAGCGATTCTAAAGCAGCCACTACTAGAGCTAAAGCTGTTTCGCAATCTTCAGTTGAGTATGGGTTTGCTAAGTGGCTGGTTAGCATTCATTGTTATTGGCGGTTCGCTACTGATCGTCCCTTTCTTTCTAGAGAGCGTCAAGCATTATCCGACAGTAAAAGTAGGACTGTTACTAGCCGTGTCACCTGTACTGAGTGGGTTAATTGCCCCACTAGCTGGAATACTTTCAGACCGCTTTGGCGCTCGACTGATTAGTTCAATTGGGCTGGGGTTGATGATTGGCGGCTGTCTGGGGATTAGCACTTTTGACGCTCAAATTACTGAGCTAGGCTATGTATCGCGCTATTTTATTTACGGCATTGGTCTAGGTTTATTTCAATCGCCCAACAACAGCACTGTTATGGGATCGGTACCCAGAGAGCGCCTAGGGATAGCTTCTGGGCTTTTATCTTTGTCACGTACCTCAGGGAACACCGTAGGAGTTTCTCTAATTGGGGCAGTATTTGGAGCCTTAATCGCTAGTATGTCTGCGGGTGCAGATGTCTCTGTTGCCCCTCCTGATGCGATCGTTGCGGGGTTTCAAGGAACTTTTCGCTTTGCAGCCCTAATACTGTGTGGGGCAGCTGTTGCATCTGTTTTGAGGATCGGTAAGAGGCAGGGGGCAGAGGAGCAGGGGAAGAATAATTAA
- a CDS encoding SDR family NAD(P)-dependent oxidoreductase: MTGKLEGKVAIITGASAGIGEATAIALASVGATVVLAARRGDRIQALAERIEASGGKALPIVTDMTDETQVNNLLAKANAELGRVDILVNNAGIALLGTIEAGNSSDWRRSFDLNVLGLLYATHAVLPLLKAQKSGHIVNISSVAGRTARAGVGVYNATKWGVNALSEALRQEVHKDNIRVTIIEPGLVDTEIDNQITDPVAKQRIQERRKSIQPLQSEDIAAAIVYALTQPPHVNVNEILIRPTGQEH, encoded by the coding sequence ATGACAGGTAAATTAGAAGGAAAAGTGGCAATTATCACTGGGGCTTCAGCGGGAATTGGAGAAGCAACAGCGATCGCTTTGGCTTCAGTTGGGGCAACAGTTGTACTCGCTGCTAGACGGGGCGATCGCATTCAGGCATTAGCAGAACGCATCGAAGCTAGTGGTGGCAAGGCATTGCCTATTGTCACTGATATGACTGATGAAACTCAGGTAAATAACTTGCTAGCAAAGGCCAATGCAGAATTGGGAAGAGTCGATATCCTCGTTAACAATGCCGGGATTGCCTTGCTAGGAACTATCGAAGCTGGAAATAGCTCCGACTGGCGGCGATCGTTTGATCTCAACGTATTAGGACTTTTATATGCTACTCATGCTGTTTTGCCTCTGTTGAAGGCGCAAAAATCGGGGCATATAGTCAATATCTCCTCAGTGGCTGGCCGGACAGCGCGGGCGGGCGTTGGTGTTTACAATGCTACCAAATGGGGTGTTAATGCCCTCTCGGAAGCATTGCGCCAAGAAGTCCACAAAGACAACATCCGCGTCACGATAATCGAACCTGGTTTGGTGGATACGGAAATTGACAACCAAATTACCGATCCCGTTGCCAAACAACGGATTCAAGAACGACGCAAGTCAATTCAACCTCTGCAAAGCGAAGATATTGCAGCTGCGATCGTTTACGCTCTTACACAACCGCCGCACGTTAATGTCAATGAAATCCTCATCCGACCAACGGGACAAGAACACTAA
- a CDS encoding sugar-binding transcriptional regulator yields MGQPFLERRDRKLDLAAHAAWLYYIAGNTQEEIAAKLNVSRQAAQRLVALAVSEKLIKFRLDHPLSECIALAESLRDRFALSLCEVVPTDAGSGDTLYGIGVCAATHLEVYLMAKTPTILALSSGRTLRTMVEQIPSMNQPQHKIVSIIGNMSHSGRAGRHEVVMHLSDRVGSQAYPVPTPVVATSIEERELLQTQRSFIAVKTLAEQAKATFVGISHIAWNAPLHQDGFINDDEVAELIELGAVGEIAGWAYSDRGVLLQQGTNSRVASVALEQPTHRLIIGVAGGVRKAEAILAALHGKLITGLITDEAAAQAILSQI; encoded by the coding sequence ATGGGACAACCGTTTTTAGAGCGGCGCGATCGCAAATTAGACCTGGCTGCTCATGCTGCTTGGCTCTATTACATCGCCGGCAATACGCAAGAAGAAATTGCCGCCAAGCTCAATGTGTCCCGGCAAGCTGCACAACGCTTAGTGGCACTGGCAGTCAGTGAAAAATTGATTAAATTTCGACTCGATCATCCCCTGAGTGAATGCATTGCTTTGGCTGAGTCGTTACGCGATCGCTTTGCTCTGTCACTTTGTGAAGTAGTACCAACTGACGCAGGTAGTGGTGATACATTATACGGGATTGGTGTATGTGCTGCCACCCACTTAGAGGTTTACCTGATGGCTAAAACCCCAACCATACTGGCGTTGTCATCAGGTCGCACATTGCGAACAATGGTGGAGCAGATACCCTCAATGAACCAACCCCAGCATAAGATTGTGTCAATTATTGGCAATATGTCCCACTCTGGGCGTGCAGGTCGTCACGAAGTGGTTATGCATTTATCCGATCGCGTCGGTTCCCAAGCTTACCCAGTGCCGACTCCCGTTGTCGCAACTAGCATTGAAGAACGAGAACTCTTGCAGACTCAGCGATCGTTTATCGCCGTCAAAACTCTTGCAGAGCAAGCCAAAGCAACCTTTGTCGGAATTAGTCACATTGCCTGGAATGCTCCGTTACATCAAGACGGCTTCATCAATGACGATGAGGTAGCTGAATTGATTGAACTGGGAGCAGTAGGAGAAATTGCAGGTTGGGCTTACAGCGATCGTGGAGTATTGCTGCAACAGGGGACAAACAGTCGGGTTGCCAGTGTAGCACTCGAACAACCCACTCATCGACTGATTATTGGTGTAGCAGGCGGTGTGAGAAAGGCAGAGGCGATTTTGGCTGCTCTGCATGGCAAGTTAATTACAGGACTGATTACCGACGAAGCTGCGGCCCAAGCGATTCTTTCTCAGATTTAG
- a CDS encoding SDR family NAD(P)-dependent oxidoreductase → MTAKATYQFAGKTILITGGAGDIGKATAHRFAANGAGIALLDLNESKMADVAGELKEYNVPVGTFRCDVTASDDVAKAFTSAVEQLGRIDYVFNNAGYQGVFAKTDEYPEDDFQKVIDINVIGVFHILKAAAQQLRDAGGGAIVNMASYAGVVGPPNMLAYAASKFAVIGITQTAAKDLAPYGIRVNALSPALIGPGFMWTRQTELQAAVGSQYFDADPKVVEQQMINSVPMRRLGSLSEVANGVAFLMSEEASYITGFNLEVTGG, encoded by the coding sequence ATGACGGCAAAAGCAACTTATCAGTTTGCAGGTAAGACGATCCTAATTACTGGCGGTGCAGGAGATATTGGCAAGGCAACTGCACACCGTTTTGCTGCTAATGGCGCAGGAATAGCCCTGCTAGATTTGAATGAATCGAAGATGGCAGATGTGGCTGGGGAACTAAAAGAGTACAACGTTCCAGTCGGCACGTTTCGCTGTGATGTTACAGCTAGTGATGATGTTGCCAAAGCTTTTACTAGCGCTGTAGAGCAGCTTGGGCGAATTGACTATGTATTTAATAATGCGGGTTATCAAGGAGTGTTTGCCAAGACTGACGAATATCCTGAAGACGACTTTCAAAAGGTGATCGACATTAACGTTATCGGCGTTTTCCACATTCTCAAGGCGGCTGCACAGCAATTACGCGATGCAGGTGGAGGTGCGATCGTCAATATGGCGAGTTATGCAGGGGTGGTTGGGCCGCCAAATATGTTGGCTTATGCTGCTTCAAAGTTTGCGGTGATTGGAATTACTCAAACGGCAGCAAAAGACTTGGCTCCTTACGGCATTCGCGTAAATGCACTCTCCCCTGCGTTGATCGGCCCCGGTTTTATGTGGACGCGGCAAACTGAATTGCAAGCAGCAGTGGGGTCACAATACTTTGATGCCGATCCTAAGGTTGTTGAGCAACAGATGATCAATTCAGTGCCAATGCGGCGTTTAGGAAGTTTGTCAGAGGTGGCGAATGGGGTAGCATTTTTGATGAGCGAAGAGGCAAGCTATATTACTGGCTTTAACTTGGAGGTGACAGGGGGATAA
- a CDS encoding mannitol dehydrogenase family protein, protein MNSNISKGSAIKLNEASLSHLRNNVRIPNYDRHQITNGIVHIGVGGFHRAHQALYLDNYFHQNPGSEWGICGVGLLEFDKRMRDALNSQKCLYTLVERSPEGDRARVIGAITKYLFALDNRQAVIDTLADPKCRIVTLTITEGGYYYIEGSGEFDANHQTIQYDLQHPNQPIGVYGFLTAALDRRRQQGIAPFTVLSCDNLQGNGNIARKMLTAFAEMQNSELGRWVAEQVAFPNCMVDRITPATTPADIKMVAEQFNIDDAFPVVAEPFLQWVVEDNFCTGRPDWESVGVQMTSDVHPYEMMKIRLLNASHLLIGYLGSLAGYTYVHQVMADRLIRQAVDNLMAEVTPTLQSVPGIDLDDYKKTLIERFANPKIRDQLPRLCLNSSAKIPKFILGSVRDALRKGGAIDYMSLTVAAWFRYLNGLDDLGNSILIDDPIAGTLTQLAHSSGSDAKPLLNLTEIFGDLSQSPFADAVANHLRRLYEFGAKETLVRFLEKT, encoded by the coding sequence ATGAACAGCAATATCAGCAAAGGATCAGCAATCAAGCTGAATGAAGCATCTCTGTCCCATTTAAGAAATAACGTTCGCATACCTAATTACGATCGCCATCAAATTACTAACGGCATTGTCCATATCGGTGTGGGCGGGTTCCATCGCGCACATCAGGCATTGTACTTAGATAATTACTTTCATCAAAATCCCGGTAGTGAATGGGGAATCTGCGGGGTTGGGCTACTGGAATTCGACAAACGAATGCGGGATGCACTGAATTCACAAAAATGTTTATATACCTTAGTTGAAAGATCCCCAGAAGGCGATCGCGCTCGTGTGATTGGAGCAATTACAAAATATCTGTTTGCACTAGATAACCGCCAAGCAGTAATTGACACCTTAGCAGATCCCAAATGCCGTATCGTTACCCTCACTATTACCGAAGGAGGCTACTACTATATTGAAGGTAGCGGTGAATTCGATGCGAATCACCAGACAATTCAGTACGATTTGCAGCATCCCAATCAGCCAATTGGAGTATATGGCTTTTTGACAGCAGCCCTCGATCGTCGCCGTCAACAAGGAATCGCACCGTTTACCGTGTTGTCCTGCGACAATCTGCAAGGCAACGGTAACATTGCCCGCAAAATGTTGACCGCATTTGCCGAAATGCAGAACTCAGAATTGGGACGTTGGGTTGCTGAACAAGTAGCCTTTCCTAACTGCATGGTCGATCGCATTACCCCCGCCACAACCCCAGCAGATATCAAAATGGTGGCAGAACAGTTTAACATTGATGATGCTTTTCCAGTTGTTGCCGAACCGTTCCTTCAGTGGGTAGTCGAAGACAATTTCTGTACAGGTAGACCGGATTGGGAATCAGTTGGCGTGCAGATGACCAGCGATGTTCATCCCTACGAGATGATGAAAATCCGGCTACTCAACGCTAGTCACTTGCTGATTGGCTATCTCGGCTCTTTGGCAGGCTACACCTACGTCCATCAGGTGATGGCCGATCGATTAATTCGGCAAGCCGTCGATAATTTGATGGCAGAAGTTACGCCAACACTGCAATCTGTGCCGGGAATTGATTTGGACGATTATAAAAAAACCTTAATTGAACGCTTTGCTAATCCTAAGATTCGCGATCAACTGCCGCGTCTTTGCCTTAATAGCTCCGCCAAAATACCAAAATTTATTTTAGGCTCAGTTCGTGACGCGCTACGCAAAGGTGGGGCGATTGATTACATGAGCCTCACGGTTGCTGCTTGGTTCCGTTACCTAAATGGACTTGATGATCTAGGTAACTCCATTCTCATTGATGACCCAATAGCAGGTACTTTGACTCAACTAGCTCATTCTAGTGGTTCCGATGCCAAACCATTGCTCAACCTGACTGAGATTTTTGGCGATTTATCGCAGTCGCCTTTTGCCGATGCAGTTGCAAACCATTTACGCAGATTGTATGAGTTTGGAGCTAAAGAAACATTAGTCCGATTCTTAGAGAAAACTTAA
- a CDS encoding metallophosphoesterase, whose product MLIKRKRKKWLFILLAISVTFCLLILYAFIIEPNRFVVTRHQLNQQFASNNNSFKIVQISDLHLKQFNNRAQNIAKQVNKLNPNVVLFTGDSVDKVEQLDGFDYFLSLLDKQTAKYAIMGNWEYWAGVDLKRLTKIYANYNCRLLVNESILHNYGDRSILITGLDDLVSKPDLIKSLQGLPPQPNHLLLAHSPGYRDSFSSDELAKIRQYKPQYMLSGHTHGGQLSLFGFAPLRPPGSGRYVRGWYRDGVIAMYVSRGLGVSVLPVRMGVVPEISYFEWFLN is encoded by the coding sequence ATGTTAATAAAAAGGAAGAGAAAAAAGTGGCTATTTATTCTACTTGCTATCAGTGTTACCTTTTGTTTACTAATTCTGTATGCTTTTATCATTGAGCCGAATCGTTTCGTCGTCACACGTCATCAACTAAATCAACAATTCGCTTCTAACAATAATAGTTTTAAGATTGTTCAAATTAGCGACCTCCATCTCAAACAATTTAACAATCGGGCACAAAATATTGCCAAACAAGTTAATAAACTTAACCCAAATGTTGTACTATTTACTGGAGATTCGGTTGATAAAGTTGAACAGCTTGATGGATTTGATTACTTTTTGTCGCTCCTTGACAAACAAACAGCTAAGTATGCAATTATGGGTAATTGGGAATACTGGGCAGGTGTTGATTTAAAACGTTTGACAAAAATTTATGCCAATTATAATTGCCGCTTATTAGTTAATGAAAGCATTTTACATAACTACGGCGATCGCTCTATATTAATTACGGGATTAGATGATTTAGTCAGCAAACCCGATTTAATCAAATCACTCCAAGGTCTTCCCCCTCAACCAAACCATTTATTACTTGCCCACTCACCAGGATATCGAGATTCATTTTCAAGTGATGAGTTAGCAAAGATAAGACAATACAAACCACAATATATGTTATCAGGACATACTCATGGCGGACAATTATCATTATTTGGCTTTGCTCCTTTACGTCCGCCTGGTAGCGGACGTTATGTCCGTGGTTGGTATCGAGATGGTGTGATTGCCATGTACGTATCACGTGGACTAGGAGTTTCGGTTTTACCAGTGAGAATGGGTGTAGTCCCAGAGATTAGCTATTTTGAGTGGTTTCTGAACTAG
- the xylB gene encoding xylulokinase, translated as MTDIVVGLDLGTGGVRAIAVNLEGQIIAQSTRSYPLLTPQPGWTEQNSSDWVEASLDALFNVTQQLDGYRAIALGLSGQMHGMVPLDAQGKTIRPAILWNDQRTGKAVAEIEAAIPRQELIQRTGNPAITGFQLPKLLWLRTEEPQAYTRLWRILLPKDYLGYVLTGEPFTEPSDASGVGCLNLANRQWDTDILHVLDINPALFPPVIESTAIAGRLKPEIAARVGLPVGLPVIAGGGDNAAAAIGLGISSSNLNRGSLSIGTSGVIFAPCNRPIPDPEGRVHLFCHVDGGYHLLGVTLAAGGSLRWYRDTFAPHISYTDLMDMAERSQPGARGVLFLPHLAGERSPHLDPDTRGAFVNLSLAHTQADITRAVLEGVAFSLRSALEVISAIAPIGQLLATGGGARSHIWLQILADVLQTKLIAPKAEEGAAYGAAILAMVGIGVYPKLETALKILPQDSNVLQAQANTLYEAGFNRYKLLYDTLKAVR; from the coding sequence TTGACCGATATCGTAGTTGGTTTAGACTTGGGTACAGGAGGAGTGCGGGCGATCGCAGTTAATCTGGAAGGACAAATTATCGCTCAGTCAACCAGAAGCTATCCCCTATTAACTCCACAACCCGGTTGGACGGAACAAAACTCATCGGATTGGGTCGAAGCCAGTTTGGATGCTCTGTTCAATGTTACTCAACAGTTAGACGGATACCGAGCGATTGCCCTCGGTTTGTCTGGACAAATGCATGGTATGGTTCCTCTCGACGCTCAAGGCAAAACGATTAGACCGGCAATTTTGTGGAATGACCAGCGCACAGGTAAAGCTGTTGCTGAAATTGAAGCCGCTATTCCCCGGCAGGAATTAATCCAACGCACTGGAAATCCGGCAATTACTGGTTTTCAACTGCCGAAGCTTCTATGGTTGCGAACTGAAGAACCACAAGCATACACTCGGTTGTGGCGGATTCTTTTACCAAAAGATTATCTGGGATATGTGCTAACTGGCGAACCATTTACAGAACCATCTGATGCGTCTGGTGTCGGCTGTTTGAACTTAGCGAATCGGCAATGGGATACAGATATTCTCCATGTTCTTGATATCAATCCCGCGTTGTTCCCCCCAGTCATCGAATCTACCGCGATCGCCGGACGACTCAAACCAGAAATAGCCGCCCGTGTGGGATTACCTGTGGGATTACCTGTAATCGCGGGTGGAGGTGACAATGCCGCAGCAGCCATCGGTTTGGGCATCTCATCGAGCAACCTCAACCGGGGTAGCTTGAGTATTGGCACATCGGGAGTTATTTTTGCACCGTGCAATCGCCCAATTCCCGATCCCGAAGGTCGGGTGCATTTGTTCTGTCATGTCGATGGCGGCTATCATCTACTGGGAGTGACGCTGGCGGCTGGTGGTTCTCTGCGTTGGTATCGAGATACATTTGCACCGCATATATCCTACACCGATTTGATGGATATGGCAGAGCGATCGCAGCCTGGTGCGCGTGGTGTTCTATTTCTACCCCACCTCGCAGGAGAACGCAGTCCTCACCTCGATCCAGATACTCGCGGTGCTTTCGTGAATCTGTCATTAGCTCATACCCAGGCAGATATCACTCGTGCTGTTTTGGAGGGGGTTGCATTTAGCTTGCGTTCAGCGTTGGAGGTAATTAGTGCGATCGCTCCCATTGGTCAACTCTTAGCAACGGGTGGAGGCGCACGTTCTCACATCTGGTTACAAATTTTGGCAGATGTTTTGCAAACAAAACTCATTGCTCCCAAAGCCGAAGAAGGAGCCGCTTACGGAGCAGCTATTTTAGCAATGGTGGGGATTGGTGTTTACCCCAAGTTAGAAACTGCACTCAAGATTTTACCGCAGGATAGTAATGTACTACAGGCGCAGGCAAATACTTTGTATGAAGCAGGGTTTAACCGCTACAAGCTACTTTACGATACCTTGAAAGCTGTTCGTTGA
- a CDS encoding biliverdin-producing heme oxygenase, which yields MRIKLSFSYPELEVAFKSHLDHPVISAVYFLELNRQSSLGKDMVFYYEDNWREQVISSLGN from the coding sequence TTGAGGATTAAATTATCTTTCAGTTACCCTGAACTAGAAGTTGCTTTCAAGAGCCATCTAGACCATCCTGTAATTAGTGCAGTTTACTTTCTGGAACTTAATCGCCAATCCTCGCTCGGAAAAGACATGGTGTTCTATTATGAAGATAATTGGAGAGAGCAAGTTATATCAAGTCTGGGTAATTAA
- the hemN gene encoding oxygen-independent coproporphyrinogen III oxidase, which produces MVFLLPGVKFDLDLIQKYDTRAPRYTSYPPATELSETFTETDFKAAIAASNQRKTPMSLYFHIPFCQSACYFCGCNTVISNNKNIAKPYVEYLVQDIKNTAALIDPDRKVLQIHWGGGTPNYLEHHQVEFLWKNINRYFNIDPQAEISIEINPRYIDKNYIFFLREIGFNRISFGIQDFNRQVQVAVNRVQPEEMLFDVMSWIKEAKFESVNVDLIYGLPYQTRKTFQETLKKTIELDPDRIVVFNFAYVPWLKPTQKNIPEEALPPAEEKLEILKMTIEELTNNQYLFIGMDHFAKTNDELAIAQRNGTLKRNFQGYTTHAETELFGFGATSISMLEDAYTQNHKELKDYYQTLAAGALPVSKGIKLTQNDIIRRDVIMGIMSHFQLYKQDIENKYHINFDEYFSEELEVLKPLEADGLVSLSKNQIQITDIGRLLVRNIAVIFDTYTRTRETKFSRAI; this is translated from the coding sequence ATGGTTTTTCTGTTACCTGGTGTCAAGTTTGATCTGGATCTGATTCAAAAGTACGATACTCGCGCACCTAGATATACCAGTTACCCGCCCGCTACAGAGTTAAGCGAAACATTCACTGAAACTGATTTTAAGGCCGCGATCGCCGCCTCGAATCAACGCAAAACCCCTATGAGTTTATATTTTCATATCCCTTTTTGCCAAAGCGCTTGCTACTTCTGCGGCTGTAATACAGTAATTTCCAACAACAAGAATATTGCTAAACCTTACGTGGAGTATTTGGTTCAAGACATTAAAAACACCGCAGCTTTAATCGATCCAGATAGAAAAGTGCTGCAAATCCACTGGGGAGGTGGTACTCCTAATTACTTAGAACATCACCAAGTAGAATTTTTATGGAAAAACATCAATCGCTATTTCAACATCGATCCCCAAGCAGAAATCTCAATTGAGATTAATCCCCGCTATATCGATAAAAACTACATTTTTTTTCTGAGAGAGATTGGATTTAACCGCATTAGTTTTGGCATTCAGGATTTTAATCGCCAAGTTCAAGTAGCTGTAAATCGTGTCCAGCCGGAAGAAATGCTCTTTGATGTCATGAGTTGGATCAAAGAAGCTAAGTTTGAAAGTGTGAATGTAGACCTAATTTATGGTTTACCGTATCAAACACGTAAGACATTTCAAGAGACGCTGAAAAAGACGATTGAATTAGATCCCGATCGAATTGTCGTCTTTAACTTTGCTTATGTGCCGTGGCTAAAACCAACGCAAAAAAATATTCCTGAAGAGGCGCTACCTCCAGCAGAGGAAAAGTTAGAAATTCTGAAAATGACCATTGAAGAATTGACAAATAACCAATATCTATTTATTGGGATGGATCATTTTGCTAAAACTAATGACGAATTAGCGATCGCTCAACGCAATGGTACTCTCAAACGCAATTTCCAGGGTTACACTACCCACGCTGAAACAGAACTATTTGGTTTTGGTGCTACATCCATCAGTATGCTAGAAGATGCTTATACTCAAAACCACAAGGAATTAAAGGATTATTATCAGACACTTGCAGCGGGTGCTTTACCTGTTAGCAAAGGTATCAAGCTTACTCAAAATGACATCATCAGACGGGATGTGATCATGGGTATTATGTCTCATTTTCAGTTATACAAGCAAGACATTGAAAACAAATATCATATCAATTTTGATGAATACTTTTCTGAGGAACTAGAGGTGTTAAAACCATTAGAAGCCGATGGTCTAGTCAGTTTATCAAAAAATCAGATCCAGATTACAGATATCGGTAGATTACTAGTCAGAAATATTGCTGTCATATTTGATACTTACACTAGAACGCGAGAGACAAAATTCTCACGCGCTATTTGA
- a CDS encoding manganese catalase family protein — MFFHKKEPIHAVNISEPNPRFAQLLLEQFGGATGELSAALQYWVQSFHVENAGIKDMLQDIAIEEFGHLEMVGKLIEGHTKNVDQTEAYKSTLFAVRGAGPHFLDSQGSAWTASYLNEGGDVVRDLRANVAAEAGARQTYESLIKLATDKGTQETLVHLLTREISHTQMFMKALDSLGKLTDPFFGNIKPDETVALYYNLSTDGNGKDERGPWNSEPTFKYIANPQESHS, encoded by the coding sequence ATGTTTTTTCACAAGAAAGAGCCTATTCATGCAGTTAACATTAGTGAACCAAACCCTCGTTTTGCTCAATTACTTTTAGAGCAGTTTGGCGGAGCTACTGGAGAGCTTAGTGCAGCACTTCAATATTGGGTTCAATCATTTCATGTCGAAAATGCTGGCATTAAAGATATGCTGCAAGACATTGCGATTGAGGAATTTGGCCATTTAGAAATGGTTGGGAAACTCATCGAAGGTCATACCAAAAATGTGGATCAAACAGAGGCTTATAAAAGTACGCTGTTTGCAGTCCGAGGGGCTGGTCCTCATTTTCTAGATAGTCAAGGTAGTGCTTGGACTGCAAGTTACTTGAATGAGGGTGGAGATGTAGTGCGTGATTTAAGAGCTAACGTTGCAGCTGAGGCTGGTGCTCGTCAGACTTACGAATCATTGATTAAGTTAGCAACTGATAAAGGAACCCAAGAAACTTTAGTGCATCTGTTAACACGAGAAATTTCTCATACCCAGATGTTCATGAAAGCTCTAGATTCGCTCGGTAAGTTGACAGATCCATTCTTTGGTAATATTAAGCCAGATGAAACTGTTGCTCTTTACTACAACCTATCTACAGATGGAAATGGTAAAGATGAGCGTGGCCCTTGGAATTCTGAGCCAACGTTTAAATACATTGCTAACCCGCAAGAAAGCCACTCTTAA